One Helicoverpa zea isolate HzStark_Cry1AcR chromosome 30, ilHelZeax1.1, whole genome shotgun sequence genomic window, CTCGTGAGCACCGGCATAAGACAATCGAGGACTGGAGTAAGGTCAGATAGTGTCCATATTTATAGTTGACAAAATTTAGAacgcataaataaaaaatataaacaactgtaatttttttttcaggtgtgtTTCTCAGATGAGTCATCCTTTGAGATTTTAGCCGACAAGAACAATTTTGTGCGACGACACCCAGGTGAAAAATACCACCCTGACTGTATTGTAGAGAGGGTGAAACACCCAGTTAAGGTAATGGTGTGGTCTGTCATAAGTGCCAAAGGGGTTGGGTGCCTCTACATCGTCCAGGGAACCATGAAACAAGACCAGTACAAGCAAGTTTTACAAACTCGTCTGTTGCCCACACTTGAAGAATGGTTTCCAGATGGTGAAGAATTCATGTTTATGCATGATTCAGCACCATGCCATAAAGTCAGGAGCATAACCAAGTTCCTGGCAGACCACGACATCCCAGTACTGCCTTGGCCTGGAAATTCACCTGATATGAACCTCATAGAAAATCTATGGGAGATCACCAAGGCTGAAATAGCCAAGGAGAACATAACATCAAGGTTAGGCTGATCGAGAAGCTAATTAATGTGTGGCACCATAACCCAAGAATAAAAGAAGGTGCAAAAAACTGCATAGAAAGTATGCCCAGGCGTATAGCAGCACTCATTGAGACGAAAGGAAACGTcacaaaatatgaatttatttttctgcatgcacatttatttatttacaaatttttatttttgttattttattcttaaactagcttctgcccgcgacttcgtacgcggatcctgtcccttatgccagcgactacggggtcagcaaaatcaaagatctgaatcgtctgatattgaatttaagggcccgttggcttgaaaacaacggaatacgcatagccattagaaacgttccatatatttaatttttgtacttcaacggcaaaagcacagcagactaaacaaaacgccaagaactgaaccgcaatagacgtgaccatagcgataaataaaagtagtgattctaattagtccgcatttaagttgtgtgtggcaaaaatattacacgtattattacgtaaaaaaacattaaatgttactgagatgacaaagtcgtgatgacttagtggaagtcgtggtggtttagtgggtagagaaccaatctctcaagtatgagcgtgcgtctttgattccagatctggcaagtacctgccaatgcaacttttctaagttcgtatgtactttctacgtatattttggataccaatgaccgttatttggaggggatgttaaactgtgggttgtcattgaacattcttggcagtcgttatgagtagtcagaagccagtaagtctaaccagttttaccaaggggtgttgggttgagcggttaaccgggttgtggaggtcagataggcagtcgctccttgtaaaacactggtactcagttgcatcgtgactggaagtcgaccctaacataattgggacaaaggctcttgagataataacgacaataataatgagatataagctccgcaggacatctgaggctgatgacggggagtagcgaccccgcggggcatatatactgagttctccagagagagagagtatactgtcccccatctccggccggtcggagtgaaccatgacgggggtaggtctcaaccctctggcttggcttgaccgtcAGACTgacagagtggagtcgctagagcagggttagtagccctgctcggaggataggtgcctcgtggtaagtgacccacagggagcgcgtaatctgcgtttaaaatccgccgaggtatcctcacacttcttgttgccctcttgttgctattcagtgactgattcccgggggcccagtaagtgagctggcgagtctccacctgccatttttacatgtatctaatacattgtcatcggcaggtgccatagttcccgtagtttccccattcctagtccaatagcatcccatcacaataggcccaagtagtattcattcacagttagcaatggtataacacagaaccggggattgttttttctttttaacgacgcccaccggggattgtccttgggttcatttctatagcgtataaagggataatcgtcggttttgtgtcaccatttcataaaagttgtctcaaaagggcttcagcgtgttggcttcggccccacgttttcctcccgaaaattcggaactctgcagtcccgaggtctggaagagacatacaaaataataatgagatatatataacgcaacaaattcggagagtgacTCGTGACAgaggggctcgtgacgccacgtctaggtatgtaatttgtactaagcagtgacttaacacaaaattcaagcgtgttatatcttccttattatttgttagtgagaaggagaaaagaaaaaatacgtgtccattattttagggttatctaaaagacggacttttttgattcaccatacctatttcataacattcatttctatacatttcaagtgtagtattgctcttgaagttccacatcaggtgttccagatcttcgatgtttatacgtcaatagagagtgcttatcagattgaaccacttttgctaaaacgttatacctctatatgctatagtcttactgggcccctggagttccacatcaggtgttttagatcttcaatttgtataagtcaatagaaagtgcttatcaaattgaacaacttttgctaaaacgtcatacctgtatatggtacagaaaaactgggctcttggggttccacatcaggtgtaccagatcttaaaatttattatctcagctgaaaatgctcatcaaatgaaacaatttttgccacggcaccatatttgtatcttttatagttttattggtctgttggagttctgcatcaggtcttcaagtttcgaagataaattatagcctatatgttgaccaggcctaatactgatacaacaaagaaaaaatcattgaaatccgttcagtagttcggaagattagcgtgtacaaacaaacagacatacagacatacagacatacagacatacagacatacagacaaacagacataattttttttttggatttgtgctccattactgtttctaaaccccacccaattattattttttttatatattcaatgtacagacacagtttttttacagatttattatatgtatagaagatatttttttatcattcttAAATAGTTGTGTTATCGTGTTAAAGCTTTTACTATGTCAAAAagtgtgtttttataattaatttaaactattttaaaccAAATACTTTACCAATACCGTGTATTTGTAACTGTCCCTAATAATTTGGCAACCCACCAACAGGACCCCAAGATATATTCGTAACTGCCCCTAGCGTCATAACTACTACTGCAAGTTCAacattaccaaaaatatttaatactccAATTTCTCCAAGTGTAGATCCGTACATAGCAACAACCACGGCGAAACAAGAACAGTCTTTTTCTATAGATCAGTCGGGTTTTCCACATGTTGGAACAACTCCTGCTCCGGCTTTTGATCCGAACACTATGACGACTATTAAAGATGGTAGGCCGATTAATGTGCCTTACACGACAGTATTAACTACGGCTGGCCATGGAAGTAAGTTAGACACCAATGTGTTCCTGTAAACTTTCAGTCGGTCGACAGTTTTGTTTGGGCTCTTAAATCAGTATGATGAATGGTACGGACAttgcaaagatcaggtatttagtcggtatcagaccgactgaaaagttTGGTTGAATTTTGGATGTTCACGAATTTTTGGAAACTCTCTTTCGCTCATTTGGGAAGCCAAAATCTGTTGAATTTGAAGAAATGGATATACGTTTTTTTTCTGATTAGAtacgataaaaaaataggaagtcgtttattcaaagtaggctgaaaatcagcagtttttgagtttccAAAGGAGCGAAAGAGTTTTCAGAATGTGAAAATCCAAAATTTTGCCTTTCCATAAGATGGCCCCCAAAAATCTTTCACctcttcctatgtgtttttgctgggaagaagaagtggcgcaacaaactccccagcaacacaattctgtctatatttttaaagaaccaGTTaccgctacatgcctacgcctcggcgctcccactgcggctccgcatcgctgtcagtgcggcgaatctgtggaccgccttgggcaccgtggtctttcctgtagcaaaagtgctggtcgcatggcacgacacgccagcataaatgacattatccgtcgtgctcttgtcaccgccggagtgccagccattttagaacccagaggcttggcacgcgacgatggcaatgcaccagacgggatgtctataatgccttggaagatgggaaggtctttggtgtggaacgcaacctgcgtcgacacccttgcaccttcccaccttcccagtacggcgagctgtgtcggtgcagctgctgcagccgcggaaaacctcaaacggcacaaatatgtaaacctcaccggcaattggggttgaaaccttgggaccatggggcccaagtgcccacagactctttcgagaaatcagtaagcgattagtggagtccactcgtgaccaaagggctggcctatactttggtcaaaggatatgcattgccatccagcgtggcaatgcagccagccttttggtcacgatcccagctgacagcgatgcggatgaatattttgatacttagttttaatatctcCCTATCATAAGATCATTTGTAAAACTTTTGAATAAAGTACATTAAGAACCAGTTCTTTACAAAATTGATACACAATCTACGAAAGACCACATACCTTCTAATAACCATTATATTACCTTAGAGTTCTTCGTGACCCGACCACCGCCGCCTCCCCGTCTGCTTGCGTACCACAAGCTAATGCAATCGCTCAACGAGGGTTACATGGTGGTCTTCTTACTGGAGATATGCCGCCTGATCACTGTGAAAGCCAGTGACCACGTGCAGGCAGTTATCATGAACACCGCGACTATTGTCAACGAGTATGTCACCTTTTTTAAGGCGATTAACACAAGACACCGAGCACCGCCGTGGTAGGCGGTGCAGCAGATCTCATGTCGCATTGACCTGTATTAAATCCGTTGATGTCGAACACACGTACACCGCCTGACCGCGCGTTCGAGCGGTGCTCTTTTGTTCGAGCGCCACCGTTCTCCGTGGCGGTGCGCGGTGCCGTGTGTTAATCGcctaacacgcttatattagcttcacttgtaactatgtatgtgagaaaatcttggaatcttaatttgacccacttcccggtcttcgattaggatgaaattttgcacacgctcgaGTTCTGATGAAAATACATGACTAtagtgttttttagtttttaaaacgaTTATATAATTTAACAAGTAAATGCATTTATACACAGAAATAAGTCGACTTTTTAAAATCccaatttttttatatgctAGTTTATAGTACATCGGTTTTTCATcagtttcggatggcacgttaaactgtgggACCCGACTGTCAttcaacatccttggcagtcgttacgtgtagtcagaagccaataagtctgacaccagtctaaccaaggggtattggtttgcccgggtaactgggttgaggaggtcagataggcagttgcttcttgtaaggcactggtactaagctgaatctaagactggaagccgaccccaacatggttgggaaaaaaggctcggaggatgataggtagtcgctccttgtggcacactggtactcagccgcatccggttagactggcagccgatCCCAATGTATCATACCAACATTGTTTCAGGCTGAGAGAAACTCGCCGCCTGGCCTGGTTCGGTCAACCGCTACTGGACGTCACAATGAAACTGTCGATATTCATGACCGAAGCTGAGATCGACATCAAAAAGAGTGAGTCtttttctcatcatcatcatcatcgtcatcattgtcattatcatcatcactgtcatcattatcatcatcagatCTTATCTCTGTCCAGTGTTGCgcattgtcgtcccatcgcgctatgagaatgaaggaatagtgagtgcacctgtgtccaagcaaatgtgcgtgcactataatatgtcctgcacagttggctgatctccttacacgAGAACAGCAACCGTGGCCGGTAATCGGCTAGGAGCACATCGTATCAATCAcgaacttccagactccgggctgctttgtgaggAAAATTTTAtcaccatggagtttcttgcccgttcttctccataggaagctccTTTAGGATTGGGCAAATACaatcaaacctatttataatttttgacattcataagtgcttgttaaGGCCTTAATGGtttgacttttgactttgacttttaaataaataaataatgttaagacaccttttcacacacggtcgttTAACCCCATGCtaagtaagttattaattaacttgtgttatgggtgctatcacaactgataaactacatatagctacacatatacatattataacgcccaaaccacggccaacaagcatgctcatcacacaaatgtcgaccgaaccgggaatcgaacccgggacctcaggttcggcagaccggcatggtgaccattgcgccatcgaggtcgtctttGATCACGTGTTCGATGTTCTTTCCACCAGGCTACGCCGCCATGCTGTACCATATGCTGATTCGGCGCAGACGCGAGCTGTCTGCCGAGGTGAACTCGATCATAGAGTATGCTGGTATGATGTACAGGCATGAGGAAGGAAACCACCTCTTCCATGTGCTCAAGGAGTTTGAGGAGTATCCTAATGGTATGTAAGAAAGacagaaacatttatttgcatttatagaacataagtcatcatcatcctctgagcctttttctcaactgtgttggggtcggctaccagtctaaccggatgcagctgagtaccagtgtgccacaaggagcgacggcctatctgacctcctcaacccagttaccataTCAACCCAATACACtttgactggtgtcagacttactggcttctgactacccgtaacgactgccaagtatgctcaatgacagccgggaccaacagtttaacgtgccatccgaaacacagtcatgggtgtccaagatatatttagaaagtacataaaaacttagaaacgtTGCATTGGCACTGAACCCACGCACTCATTTtcgagaggttggctctttacccacataaggccaccacgactttcccATTGATatactctctctctctctctttcctgctatgcatcccacatggtggtggagtcagctttccttatttttcttctccacttcgctctatccctGACGTCGCTCTCAGACACCTGGCACTCTTTCAAGTCTTTTGACACTCCGTCCCGCCATCTGGTCTTGGGGCGCCCCCTCTTGATTcaccattgatatacaaaaattaaaaatatcacaattaATAATACaccaaaaaattaataatacaccACTCACTTATCTTCGTCTTCCAGTGACCCTGAGACCCTACTTCCTCTGCGATAGCCTGATAGAAGCATTCCTGCGTCCGTTCCGTCGGATGAGATACTCTCCCCGGAGACGCGTCCTGTTGGACTCCATCAACAAGGCTCTGAAGGACAGATTCCCAAACGACTTCTTCAAGAAACCAGAGAAAGTGGACAGACTTATGGGTATGCATATTTCATAATTATCCaagtatgtttttttatgtaacactAGCCGCTTTCCTGCAGTTTCactggaaactactgcccgtaccgggataaaatatagcctatggcacTCATGATCATTGTAGCTATcaatcagtgaaagaattttggaaatccgacCAGCACCGGAAAGATTACCCCCTACATACAAAGTTACaaatacctctttataatattagcagtaatatttatagaaatcacttgtaaatgtaatgtaatggcGTCTCGttgtcggctacggcggctgtcttcatataaggagatcaaccagctACGCAagacacaagcatttgcttggacacaggtacactcactattccttcactctcataacccgatgggacggcaatccgacacgaccggagagagatcaggcgcaggaccgacattaacgtgctgtccgatgcacgggtgtaataatcaccaacttccataCTAGGGTCTGCTTTTGAAAGCTACTGGGGAGTTTgtcgccacttcttcttcccagcaaaaacacataggaagtggtgaagggtgggcgttgtgggggctgtcttttgtattttttttttgtcgttcGCAAAGTGctattttgcagccaagttttaataaatgatttttgattttatagaaAGACTTTCTGccttctttatttaaaactataaaatgcaTATTTTCACAGAACGAAATCAACAGACGTCGCAAGTGTCATTTCGCTTGACTGCAGCTTCTTTTCTGCCAAATCATTATCGACTGAGAAAGAGAAGGAAAAGAAGACGGAGAAAGAGGAAACATTACCATTATTCCTCACACTCACACAGGCACAGGCACAGGCATAGGCATAGAAAACATAGGCACACTACACCTACACCTAACgaagatattttttcataagTAACTTTGTTTAATTGCGTAAAAATGGTCTTAAAACCAAGAAATGttattaactagctgttgcctaCAGTTTCACCCACGacccggggaaacttcttcccgtatttggacaaaatatataactattttactcggggatagtctgtgaacagtgaaagaatttttcaaatcggttcatcaGTTGTAGCCCTTATtaggatacaaaaaaaaaacaaacaaaagaaaaattactttttattctcTAAATActagtatagattattatttgaTAAGAAGTTacgtattttctattttattatctgccaaaaaataaaacttcagaatcgtgtaattaaaataatgacagAAATGTTAACATAAATTCTTAAGCGCCTGATGAAATTATAAAGCAAGTTCCATAAACGCGTGTTGCGCTTATAAAATGTGCAGGCGTTAGCAGAAAATACTGTGatgtttacataaaacaatcaaaaatacTAGGTATAAACATATtgtatactatttattttactgaattacaattcatttacatattttatgtgaaaagtTTCAGTTTTGTAAGCAAACAAAGTTGACTCATTTAAGAATAGTGATGGATGTCAAGTTGAATGACTGAATATAATTTGTAAGTTGACTATGtactgttattttttgtaaataataaatcatcatcatcatcagcctatagcagtccactgctggacatagccctctccaagtgcacgccactgagatcgattttcggctgctcgcatccagctcctgccagccgtcttgcgcaagtcatcactccaccgtgcctgaggacgtcctacactacgtttgccgaggcatggtctccactctagaactcgtttaccccaacggttatcggttcttcggctaatatggccagcccactgccacttcagcttgctgattcggtgggctatgtcgatgactttggttctctgacggattacctcatttctgatgcgatccctcagagaaatgccaagcatggCTCTTtcgaaaatagaaataataaatgggTATTGTTTATTCCGACTTTTATCTAACTTTAACTACATTTTAGAATACAACATCTCCATAAGACACTAGAAATTGAAACCCCCGTAATTGTTTGTGGCCAAGAACTTTTTATTTCTCAATTTTCAATCAGTTTCATTTCATTCGTATGGTTTCCTgtaaattttgataaaatcgtcAAGTGATCAAATGTGTAACAGTTAAATCTTCTTTCAAAACTGCTCAGAAGCCGACTAAGTCTTATATCGCTTCCAAATCAATGATTTCACTTTTACAATGATCAAGAGGTTTGTTCACAACACGGCTAACAATAACATGTCCAAATACCAAACAGTATTAAAACGTACACTTTGCAATATATTTCATTCATGTTCACGAAATTCTCACAACTGAATGAAGGCGtatattagggttccgtacccaaggggtaaaacgggaccctattgttttcgctcctctgtccgtccgtccgtctgtcaccaggctgtatctcatggacCGTCatagttagagttgaaattttcacagatgatgtatttctgttgccgctataacaacaaatactgaaaactagaatagaattaatatttttgggggctcccacACAACAAACGTGACTTTTTTGCTCTGGTATGGAacacttcgtgcgcgagtccgactcgcacttggccggtttttgtagTCTTATTGTAGTTGAAGGATTCTCAATTGTAAAGTTCAGTTACGAGAAATAGTTCGGCAATGTTTGATAGGTATTATGTATTGTGCGTCTCAATAGATATCCGGTATTTTGGTCAAGGTAGCGAAAAGGTATGTGAAGTGGCTAACTGTTTTGTACAAAGGGGTTTTTTGAAGATCTTGGGAATTTAGGATTTAagatgttttcccgcggtttcaggCACGTCTTGAAGGAGCTATTAGCAGCTCTCGGATAATTGTAGGTTTTGTCTTATCCCAAGAAAGTCAGACTTTCTGTTTACCACTTCATGAAAACCAGAGTGACTTAGCATTCATTATATTTCAGATTTCAGAAAATATCGCACCGACTTCAATTTTTTCGGTGTATCATTCCAAGATAGGCTATTTAGGTATCCATTCAAGTCACTACACGGCTTTTAAAATTGATTCTCTAAGATAGCAGCAAACCTCAGAAAAGCAAAGTTATTATATTTAGAAGTAGAATAAAGGTTTCAATAGACTATTTCTTGTAGTTCCAAATGACCCGAGGGAATTTCAGACACCCTGAATAATAAGTGGTCTCCTGGGTACAATGTCATGATGCAGGCTGTATAGTATTAAGTACTGCTACTATAAAAGATGAGGAAGTGGCATGAATGTTCGTTTGTCATGGTCCAAAACGGAAGGAGTAATTAACAGGTTTTCATAAAATCAATCATTGTCTGATTTTTAATTCGAGTCAGTAAAATGACAGGAGCAACTGTCACTTTCACAAAAAAGGGTGACCCACTACAATAGTGATGTTCCACAATCGATCGACTTAGAAGTTTAGTCATGatttattcttaaatatttaaagcatAACGTATTAAATAatacgattttaaaaatatgaaccTTCCCAGCATACTAAAACTTCTCATTACAACAttattacataacaaaaaaaaatataacaacagtattttacgtaatatttaattacatgtcTCCAGTTTAATTTccgtaaattacatatttatattaatataaagccaatttgatattaataaaaaatgtaatgtatgtacaaataaataaatgaatgtaatCTAGACTAACTATTAATTCTCGATTTAAAAATCTCGATTTtccacatcactatttatttgggaccctatttttttaaaaccgCGCAACACTGGAAATGTCATTTTACTGACTCGAATTAAAAATCAGACTATAATGTAGATGTCGACTGATGTAGACATTTGgttcttaaataatttcatagtttattttttatatttcgttattttttttttagtagatTTTATAGTAGATTTTATGATACCCTGATATACTAGAAACACATCTATGTCATTGGGTTCCGactattttggaaatcggttaaaataaatcaggggcccgattctcctaagttaataatgtcaaaattgaatagaaatcgaatcgcaatatgatcgcaatagcagttttaaccatatcgggcattctgccactaatataagaccaatcgtattccaacgacattcgattggtttgcgattggtctgctattttggtgattttggtctgcacggtagtttgctctacaatcatattgcaattgtaaatcatttgcagacaaaattattcattattgaatgacagaaaaggataaaaacgtttctttcaaagaaaaaatagcggaatgccacatacgcttcaatcgtaatcgagtcgtgattggatctcagtagaatgtgaattgtatgttgcttaagtaaaattagggcCCCCTGTTGTAACTCCTTGTTCTCTCTTTTATATTACCTATAGAAACAGCTCTATTATCCTCATGCAAATAAGCTGTATGCTCAAAAACACAATGTTTAAGTAAACAGCGAGCCCCCGGTGACGCCTGACGGACGGACAGTAATAAAATACATCCGTTGTACTTATTGTGTGTTTATATGTCTGTTGTTTgacaactggggcccgattcttaagcgacatacgattcacgttcgactgagatccaatcccgacttaATTACTATTGAAGTGCATGTggtattccgctattttttctttgaaataaacgtttttatccttttctgtcattcaataatgaatcattttgtctgcaaatgattaacgattgcaatatgattgtaaagCAAACTGCCgcatagaccaaaatcactaaaatagcaaaccaatcgcaaaccaatcgaatgtccttggaatacgattggtcttttattagtagcagaatgcccgatatggttaaaactggattcaatttctattcgattttgaaattattaacttaggagaatcgggcccctgtttttCAAGATAGCGGATTTGAGTTGGGCTAATGGTGAATAgtggtaacaaaatattttgaaaattattattattattttgtatgtctctaccagacctcgggactatagagtcccggatttttgggaggcgaacgtgggaccgaagccaacacgctgaagcccttttgagacaactttaatgaaatggtacacaaaaccgacgattatccctgtatacactatagaaatgtacctacccaaggacaatccccggttctgtgctaaactattgctaactatggatgaaaactacttgggctattgtgatgggatgctagtggactaggaatgggtaAACTACGGGAACTACTTATGGCACCTGCCAATACATTTACACCTACTTCTAGAGCCATGTGTTGTTCCAAATACTCTCTTTTTCGAAGTCTTTTAACAGCAAACAAAACGGTaacgttttgttttgttttctgtcTACAAAATCATAATTAAGTATTACTTACGTAGTAGAGGTCCACCTACAAGGTGGAAaaacgaccttataaaggtcgccggaagatgctggatgca contains:
- the LOC124644595 gene encoding uncharacterized protein LOC124644595; translation: MLIRRRRELSAEVNSIIEYAGMMYRHEEGNHLFHVLKEFEEYPNVTLRPYFLCDSLIEAFLRPFRRMRYSPRRRVLLDSINKALKDRFPNDFFKKPEKVDRLMERNQQTSQVSFRLTAASFLPNHYRLRKRRKRRRRKRKHYHYSSHSHRHRHRHRHRKHRHTTPTPNEDIFS